The genomic segment GCGCGCGCGGTACGGATATAATCCTGGTCCAGCACGTCAATCAGACTGGCGCGCACCAGACGCGCCATCGCGCTCATATAGTATGCACCAAGACAGACGGCAGGCATGATGAGCTGCAACGGTTCGCCGTAGCCGCCAGAGGGCAGCCAGCGCAGCTGCAGGCTGAAGAATAAAATCATCAGAAGCCCCAGCCAGAATACCGGCACCGCCTGACCGCTGAACGCCACGAGACGCGCCAGCAGATCCCATACCGTGTCGCGCCACAGGGCGCTGACAAGCCCAAGCGCCAGCCCTGCAAGCGTGCTCCAGGCAAGCGCGGTCAGCGCCAGCAGGGCGGTTGCGGGCAGACGTTCGGCAATGAGCGTCGTCACCGGCTGGCCAAAGCGCAGGGAGTCGCCCAGATCGCCCTTCAGCAACTGGCCTGCGTAATCGGCATATTGCGTAAGTAACGGGCGGTCAAACCCCATCGCATGGCGGAAATCGTTAATCTCCTGCGTGGTTGCGCCGGGCGGCATCATGACGGCTGCCGGGTCGCCTGTCAGGTGCAGACTAAAGAAAATCAGCAGCGAGACACCGAACATCACCAGTAGCGCCTGGAAAAACCGCGAGATCAGATAGCCTGCCATTATTCGACCCTCGCCTGTGTCACGCGCAGCCAGTAGTCACCGAGCAGGTTGCAGCCCACCACCAGCATGGCGATGGCGCAGCCCGGCCAGACGACGAGCCAGGGGGCGAGCAGCATATAAGCGCGGCCTTCGCCAATCAGGTTGCCAAGCGTCGGTGTCGGCGGCTGGATGCCCATGCCAAGAAAACCGACCGAGGCCTCAAGCACAATCAGCCGGGGAATATCCAGTGTGAGGAGCACCAGGAGCGGGGTGGCGAGCGCCGGTAAAATGTGGCGCAGCATAATGCGAAGGTGTGAAAACCCCATGGTTTTGGCGGCTTCAATGTATTCCAGCTCACGAATTTCAAGCGTTCGGGCGCGCGCCACGCGGGCGTAAATGGCCCAGCTGGTCACCCCCATAATCACAATAATATTGCTCAGTGAGGTGCCAAAGAGCGCCATCACGAGCAGGATCAGCAGAATAAACGGCACGGCCAGCTGTATGTCGATAAGCCGCATAATCAGCGCATCGACCCAGCCGCCGAAATACCCGGCGACCATGCCCATGAGCGTGCCCATCGTGGCAGCGATAAGGGCGGCGACAATGACCACAAAAAGCGACAGCCGGGCACCCGCGAGAATGCGCGAGAGCAGATCGCGCCCGAGCTGATCGGCGCCCAGCCAGTGCGTTGCGCCGGGCGCCTGAAAGACGGCGCTCAGGTCACTGTGTAGCGGGTCGGGTAAAGGGAGCCACGGGGAGAGAAGCGCGGCCAGGATAAGCAATGCTAACAGCGTACCGCCAAGAAGGCCGTCCCCCGGCAGGGGACGGCGACGTGTTCGGGATGCGTAACGGCCTCTGAAGATCATTTCACCCTCATGTCGAACAGCGAAACGCGCGCGTCTTCACGCCCTTTGAAGGTGACGTTGTCACTTGAGGCGTAAATAGCGTCTTCCCGGTAAAGCGGGATAAGCGGCTGTTCGGCGGCCACGCGATCCTGAATCTGTTCAAG from the Cronobacter condimenti 1330 genome contains:
- a CDS encoding ABC transporter permease, whose product is MAGYLISRFFQALLVMFGVSLLIFFSLHLTGDPAAVMMPPGATTQEINDFRHAMGFDRPLLTQYADYAGQLLKGDLGDSLRFGQPVTTLIAERLPATALLALTALAWSTLAGLALGLVSALWRDTVWDLLARLVAFSGQAVPVFWLGLLMILFFSLQLRWLPSGGYGEPLQLIMPAVCLGAYYMSAMARLVRASLIDVLDQDYIRTARAKGLSAWRVLVRHGLRNALIPVVTVQGISLAALLGGALVTEIIFAWPGIGRLAVQAIQNRDFPLVQGVVLLAALTFVVVNLLIDLLYLVLNPRIRL
- a CDS encoding ABC transporter permease — its product is MIFRGRYASRTRRRPLPGDGLLGGTLLALLILAALLSPWLPLPDPLHSDLSAVFQAPGATHWLGADQLGRDLLSRILAGARLSLFVVIVAALIAATMGTLMGMVAGYFGGWVDALIMRLIDIQLAVPFILLILLVMALFGTSLSNIIVIMGVTSWAIYARVARARTLEIRELEYIEAAKTMGFSHLRIMLRHILPALATPLLVLLTLDIPRLIVLEASVGFLGMGIQPPTPTLGNLIGEGRAYMLLAPWLVVWPGCAIAMLVVGCNLLGDYWLRVTQARVE